A region of the Corynebacterium renale genome:
TCACCCGCGCTGAGGCCGATGGCGTACACGAAGAGCGCCAAGCCCAGCTGGTGAATCAGTGGAGGAATTTGAATCTCTGGGTTGAATGCACTGAGAGCAATAGCCACGAACAACGCGGCCGCCGCCCCGAGTGAGATCCCCCAAATTTTAACTTTGCCGACTGCCAAACCTGCCACCAGGATGACGATCAACGCGACTAATGGTTGTTCTGCGAGAAAATCCAGAACCACGGCACACCACCTCTTGAATGCGTGTGCATACCCGCACCCGCAGGATTAAATGTCGGTCTAATCCTAGCAGCCGTTTGCTTTTATTCGGAATTGAATATGCCCGATTTCACCAATTTTCGGACATATTCGGAACTAATTAAAGAAAAAGTCGCGGAAAACTACGAGCATCGTCACACCAATAACAACCATCCAGACCACGGCTAGCGCCCACCACCACTTGCCGGCAGCACGAGTCATGGCGTTATCCCCGCCGTAGGCCGGGAACGTAAAACCGACCGTGGCACAGAATAAAATGATGGCCGCTGCCCAAATCTGAATGCAGTTTGTGCACAGTGCGCCAAGGGTGAAGATGGCGTGCGCCGCTAAGTACATGCAGAAGCCCACGACAACCGTCATGCCGACGCCAATGAGGAACCACAGCCACCCCGCGAAGCGTGCGCCGGCGAGCATCGCTACACCCAGCGCGGCAACGGCACCGAAACCGGCAAGGCCATAGAACGAATTAGAGATACCAAAGGTTGTGGCGGCGTCGGAACGCATCACATCTGTGCAGGAGAAAACCGCATTGTAATCGCACACTGCGACGAAGTTCGGATCTTTCAAGCCCGCAATTTGGTCCAGCAAGACACGCGCGGACGGCACCAGCCCCCACAGGCCGCAGACGGTGAAGATGATGCCCAACCACAGTGGTGGCTTCGGGCGGGTTTCCAAAGTTGGCGGAGTAGGTGCTGCGGTGTGCTCATGCGTGGCCACCGGATACTGCGATGTCATAGGTTCACAGCGTAGTATGCAGCACAGTCAGCGGCCAACGTACCAAACGTGTCTGGCCATCTGTCCACTGCGCGGAAAGCTCCCCGA
Encoded here:
- a CDS encoding vitamin K epoxide reductase family protein — its product is MTSQYPVATHEHTAAPTPPTLETRPKPPLWLGIIFTVCGLWGLVPSARVLLDQIAGLKDPNFVAVCDYNAVFSCTDVMRSDAATTFGISNSFYGLAGFGAVAALGVAMLAGARFAGWLWFLIGVGMTVVVGFCMYLAAHAIFTLGALCTNCIQIWAAAIILFCATVGFTFPAYGGDNAMTRAAGKWWWALAVVWMVVIGVTMLVVFRDFFFN